The Triticum aestivum cultivar Chinese Spring chromosome 3A, IWGSC CS RefSeq v2.1, whole genome shotgun sequence genome includes a region encoding these proteins:
- the LOC123059622 gene encoding uncharacterized protein has protein sequence MPGISYDAHDQRARSPIAVSVIYNCFEHHGIQSTAVDLRLGHRMYLAREEHCWSRPPHLQLELRGPSYLDRWLAMRFVQERSGTSAQRLHAASFAGAAVRSRPSSPIRISPRR, from the exons ATGCCTGGCATTAGTTACGACGCGCACGACCAGCGAGCTCGCAGCCCCATCGCCGTCTCGGTCATCTACAATTGCTTCGAGCACCACGGCATCCAGTCCACCGCGGTAGATCTTCGTCTCGGTCACCGGATGTATCTGGCACGCGAGGAACATTGCTGGAGTCGCCCCCCTCATCTGCAG CTCGAGCTCCGCGGTCCCTCCTATCTAGACCGTTGGCTTGCTATGCGATTTGTGCAGGAAAGGAGCGGCACGAGCGCGCAGCGGTTGCATGCAGCGTCATTTGCAGGCGCTGCCGTGCGCAG CCGCCCCTCGTCTCCCATCCGCATCTCACCCCGGCGCTGA